One Candidatus Bathyarchaeota archaeon DNA window includes the following coding sequences:
- a CDS encoding protein kinase, with protein sequence MQRVKRSLTKLKKSLSRLRFPTKVKKSLSRLRFSPKFWKRRKIRYIPSVPPKAIPRGYTIVERYPLYEPFVHAVIVQNPSTGESKYILDELQLDALEQSVYNQILEILLAEIQSPKEEVRDPREFFDIEAKKIVKKYRISLGWLPEVSWSKILYHAERDLVGFARIDPLMRDPNIEDISCDGVGKHVYVWHRKYENLETNLVFKEDEEVDDTVVKLVHMTGKHVSSAFPIVDASLPGKHRLAVCYRREVTPFGTAFTIRKFREDPYSIIDLINLGTFSEEMAAYFWLCLENRASIVVLGGTAAGKTTALNTLACLIKPGSKIVTIEETAELNLPHENWVSLISRRSYGLGVNQSGEVTLFDLVKTAMRHRPDVLIVGEIRGGEAYVLFQALATGHGGMCTLHAENIDSAVKRLTQRPLDIAPAYIPLMNIVATVQRVHLPKAGELKAYRRMISVDEVADYEDYRKTFKWRPAKDTYNSSLEKGVMLPAISERTGASIEDLIEEIQRRKNVLHWMRERNMRSYKDVAAVITEYYSRPKEFYDKEVGGSALA encoded by the coding sequence TTGCAACGAGTCAAGCGATCTCTAACGAAGCTAAAGAAATCTTTGTCAAGATTGAGATTTCCAACGAAAGTAAAGAAGTCTTTGTCAAGATTGAGATTTTCTCCTAAATTTTGGAAGAGACGCAAAATAAGATACATTCCTTCAGTTCCTCCAAAAGCCATTCCAAGAGGTTACACCATTGTTGAACGATATCCACTTTATGAACCATTTGTACACGCAGTTATCGTGCAAAACCCGTCAACAGGCGAATCCAAATATATTCTAGACGAACTTCAACTCGACGCCCTTGAACAAAGCGTATACAACCAAATATTAGAGATATTACTTGCTGAAATTCAATCACCCAAAGAAGAAGTTCGTGACCCCAGAGAATTCTTTGACATAGAAGCAAAGAAAATTGTTAAAAAATATCGCATCAGCCTAGGATGGCTACCCGAAGTTTCATGGTCAAAGATTCTCTACCACGCTGAACGCGACTTAGTTGGCTTTGCTAGAATTGACCCCCTGATGCGAGACCCAAACATCGAAGACATATCCTGCGATGGTGTTGGTAAGCATGTCTACGTTTGGCACAGAAAATACGAGAACCTTGAAACAAACCTTGTTTTTAAAGAGGATGAGGAAGTTGACGACACCGTAGTCAAGCTTGTTCACATGACTGGAAAACACGTCAGCTCTGCCTTCCCAATAGTTGACGCCTCTCTCCCTGGCAAACACAGGCTTGCAGTTTGTTATAGACGTGAGGTAACCCCATTTGGAACAGCTTTCACCATCAGAAAGTTTCGGGAAGACCCGTACTCAATAATCGACTTGATCAATCTGGGAACATTTTCAGAAGAAATGGCCGCGTACTTCTGGTTGTGCTTGGAGAACAGAGCCTCTATAGTAGTGCTCGGCGGCACAGCCGCGGGAAAGACCACGGCGCTAAACACTCTTGCTTGCCTAATTAAGCCGGGTAGTAAGATTGTCACGATCGAAGAAACCGCTGAACTCAACCTACCCCATGAAAACTGGGTGTCACTTATCTCCAGAAGAAGCTACGGTCTTGGGGTGAATCAAAGCGGTGAAGTGACGCTTTTTGACTTAGTTAAGACTGCGATGAGGCATCGTCCAGACGTTCTGATTGTAGGAGAGATTCGTGGTGGTGAAGCATACGTTTTGTTTCAAGCATTGGCAACCGGTCACGGTGGTATGTGTACTTTGCACGCAGAGAACATAGACTCAGCTGTCAAACGTCTAACTCAAAGGCCTTTGGATATAGCGCCAGCGTACATTCCCCTAATGAACATCGTTGCAACAGTTCAGAGGGTTCATCTACCAAAAGCTGGCGAATTAAAAGCCTACAGGCGGATGATTTCCGTAGATGAAGTCGCTGACTATGAAGACTACAGGAAAACATTCAAATGGAGACCAGCTAAGGACACCTATAATTCCTCACTAGAAAAGGGAGTTATGCTTCCAGCCATATCAGAACGCACCGGTGCCAGTATAGAAGACTTAATCGAAGAGATACAACGTCGCAAAAATGTGTTACATTGGATGCGAGAACGAAACATGCGAAGCTACAAGGATGTCGCAGCAGTCATAACTGAGTATTATTCTAGACCCAAAGAATTTTACGATAAGGAGGTAGGTGGCTCTGCCTTGGCTTGA